In Phaenicophaeus curvirostris isolate KB17595 chromosome 14, BPBGC_Pcur_1.0, whole genome shotgun sequence, a single genomic region encodes these proteins:
- the COX4I1 gene encoding cytochrome c oxidase subunit 4 isoform 1, mitochondrial gives MLASRAFSLIGKRAISTSICVRAHGHAGVVKAEDFSLPGYVDRRDVPLPDVAFVRDLSAQQKALKEKEKASWTALSIDEKVELYRIKFNESYAEMNKGTNEWKTVLGGVLFFLGVTGLILIWQKHYMYGPIPHTFSDEWVSMQTKRMLDMRINPVEGISSQWDFEKNEWKK, from the exons ATGTTGGCTTCAAGGGCATTCAGCCTCATTGGGAAGAGAGCCATTTCCACCTCCATCTGCGTGAGAGCGCACGGACATG CTGGTGTTGTCAAAGCAGAGGATTTCAGTCTCCCAGGCTACGTCGACCGTCGTGACGTTCCCCTGCCTGATGTGGCCTTTGTTAGggatctctctgctcagcagaaggcgctgaaagagaaggaaaaggcgTCTTGGACTGCTCTGTCCATTGATGAAAAAGTTGAGT tgtatcGTATCAAATTTAATGAGAGCTATGCAGAAATGAACAAAGGAACAAATGAATGGAAGACTGTCCTTGGCGGAGTGCTCTTCTTTCTTGGCGTAACTGGTCTCATCCTCATTTGGCAGAAACATTATA TGTACGGCCCTATTCCGCACACCTTCTCTGATGAGTGGGTGTCCATGCAGACGAAGAGAATGTTGGACATGCGGATTAATCCTGTGGAGGGCATCTCTTCCCAATGGGATTTTGAGAAGAATGAGTGGAAGAAATGA